From Hydrogenispora ethanolica, the proteins below share one genomic window:
- a CDS encoding carbohydrate ABC transporter permease, whose protein sequence is MRRNPMGFLIAIMLPAFLFLGLVIFFPVIKGILIAFQNYNLNNDLSLVRFNGLDNFKAILTDPNFNFWRIIINTLIWIYVSLFFQFVLGFILALLLREPFRGRGVYSGLVFYPWALSGFAIGLIWAWIFNGQFGMANDILMRLHLIQQPIGFLSDPSFAMISVIIVNIWYGVPFFAIMLLAALQSIPKELFEAAQIDGANSVKRLFYITIPYIKATIVSTVLLRTIWIMNFPEIIYAMTGGGPNNATNILATQMINKILKFYDYGQGSAMGVIIMVLLFACAIIYLRASGAKEEGAV, encoded by the coding sequence GTGCGACGGAATCCGATGGGTTTTCTGATTGCAATCATGCTTCCGGCCTTTTTGTTCTTGGGATTGGTGATCTTCTTCCCGGTAATCAAGGGTATCCTGATTGCGTTCCAGAATTATAACCTCAACAACGATCTTTCGCTGGTCCGCTTTAACGGCCTGGATAATTTCAAGGCTATCCTGACCGATCCCAATTTCAATTTCTGGCGCATTATCATCAATACGCTGATCTGGATCTATGTATCGCTATTCTTCCAATTCGTTTTGGGCTTTATTTTGGCGTTGCTGCTCAGAGAACCATTTCGCGGCCGGGGCGTCTATTCCGGCCTGGTCTTTTATCCGTGGGCACTCTCGGGGTTTGCCATCGGCTTGATCTGGGCCTGGATCTTCAACGGCCAATTTGGCATGGCCAACGATATTTTGATGCGGTTGCATCTGATCCAGCAGCCGATCGGATTTTTGTCCGATCCCAGCTTTGCCATGATCTCGGTCATCATCGTGAATATCTGGTACGGCGTGCCTTTCTTCGCCATCATGCTGCTGGCGGCGTTGCAATCCATACCCAAGGAGCTGTTCGAGGCCGCCCAGATTGACGGCGCCAACTCCGTCAAACGGCTGTTCTACATCACCATTCCCTATATCAAGGCGACCATTGTCAGCACGGTGCTGCTCCGCACCATCTGGATTATGAATTTCCCCGAAATCATCTATGCGATGACCGGCGGCGGCCCGAATAACGCCACCAATATTCTGGCGACGCAAATGATCAATAAGATCCTGAAATTTTACGATTATGGCCAGGGATCGGCCATGGGAGTCATCATCATGGTGCTTTTGTTCGCTTGCGCCATCATTTATCTGCGGGCGTCGGGCGCTAAAGAGGAGGGTGCAGTATGA
- a CDS encoding pseudouridine synthase has translation MRLDRYLANMGCGSRSGVKRWIRSGAVTVNGRTIRDEAFQLEPGVDEVCGDGRPVRWVQYLYLMLNKPAGVVSATEDQRDRTVLDLLEERFRNKDLFPVGRLDKDTEGLLLLTNHGELGHRLLAPKKHVPKRYLARVDGPVDDGDRAAFRAGIDIGGYRTLPAELLILDAGTRSEVEVIIHEGKFHQIKRMFEAVGKPVLYLKRVAMGELELDPALRPGEYRELTPAEAGRLLQTAGLAPESS, from the coding sequence ATGCGGCTGGATCGGTATCTGGCGAATATGGGCTGCGGCAGCCGGAGCGGGGTGAAACGCTGGATCCGCTCCGGGGCGGTGACCGTCAACGGCCGCACGATCCGGGACGAGGCTTTTCAGTTGGAACCGGGGGTGGATGAGGTTTGCGGGGACGGCCGGCCCGTCCGTTGGGTCCAGTATCTCTACCTGATGTTGAACAAGCCGGCCGGAGTGGTCTCGGCCACCGAGGACCAGCGCGACCGGACGGTCTTGGACTTGCTGGAGGAGCGGTTCCGGAATAAGGATCTATTCCCCGTCGGCCGGCTGGATAAGGATACCGAGGGCCTGCTGCTTTTGACCAACCATGGCGAGCTGGGCCATCGCCTGCTGGCGCCCAAGAAACACGTTCCCAAGCGCTATCTGGCCCGGGTGGACGGCCCGGTGGACGATGGGGACCGGGCGGCCTTCCGGGCCGGGATCGATATCGGCGGTTACCGGACGTTGCCGGCGGAGCTCCTGATCCTGGACGCCGGAACCCGCTCGGAAGTGGAAGTGATCATTCATGAAGGGAAGTTCCACCAGATCAAGCGGATGTTCGAGGCCGTCGGCAAACCCGTGCTCTACCTCAAGCGGGTCGCCATGGGCGAGTTGGAGCTCGATCCCGCTTTGCGGCCGGGCGAGTACCGGGAATTGACCCCGGCGGAGGCCGGGCGGCTGTTGCAAACGGCCGGCCTGGCGCCGGAGAGTTCGTGA
- the uxaC gene encoding glucuronate isomerase, translating to MKAFMDENFLLTNPTAIALYHEHAKDMPIFDYHCHLSPKEIAENKRYRNITEIWLGGDHYKWRAMRTFGVAERYITGDAPDKEKFLKWAETMPYCIGNPLYHWTHLELKRFFGIDKLLSPETAEEIWEKCNALLQKDEFTARGLIQRSNVKALCTTDDPVDTLEYHQALAKDSSFGVKVMPAWRPDKSFNIEKPGFAEWLAKLEQVSGIAIRSFADLTQALLKRLDFFHSVGCRLSDHAMDPVVFEESNADEATAILQKGLAGESLTDLEIRKYKTQVMLFLGREYARRGWVMQLHIGTIRNNSQRMFKLLGPDTGFDTIGDYTYALSLSRFLDRLDQTDELPKTILYCLNPRDNELLGTICGCFQGGGIKGKIQFGSGWWFNDQKDGMIRQMVALSNLGLLSLFVGMITDSRSFLSYTRHEYFRRILCNLLGEWVENGEVPDDRKLLGEIVENICFGNAERYFEIPM from the coding sequence GTGAAAGCATTTATGGATGAGAATTTTCTGCTGACCAATCCGACGGCGATCGCGCTCTATCACGAACACGCCAAGGACATGCCGATCTTTGACTATCATTGCCACCTGAGTCCCAAAGAGATCGCCGAAAACAAGCGCTACCGCAACATCACCGAGATCTGGCTGGGCGGCGACCATTATAAATGGCGCGCGATGCGGACCTTCGGAGTCGCTGAACGCTACATTACCGGCGATGCCCCGGACAAGGAGAAGTTTCTCAAGTGGGCCGAGACCATGCCGTACTGTATCGGCAATCCTTTGTACCACTGGACTCATCTGGAATTGAAACGGTTCTTCGGCATTGACAAGCTGTTGTCGCCGGAAACGGCCGAGGAGATCTGGGAGAAATGCAACGCCCTGCTGCAAAAGGACGAATTTACCGCCCGCGGCCTGATCCAGCGCTCCAACGTCAAGGCGCTCTGCACCACCGACGACCCGGTGGATACCTTGGAATACCACCAAGCGTTGGCCAAAGATTCATCGTTCGGCGTCAAGGTCATGCCCGCCTGGCGGCCTGACAAAAGCTTCAACATTGAGAAGCCCGGCTTCGCCGAGTGGCTGGCCAAGCTGGAGCAAGTATCGGGGATCGCGATCCGGAGTTTCGCCGACCTGACCCAGGCGCTCCTGAAACGGCTCGACTTTTTCCACAGCGTCGGCTGCCGCCTCTCCGACCACGCCATGGATCCGGTGGTCTTTGAAGAGAGCAATGCCGACGAGGCCACGGCCATTCTCCAAAAGGGCCTGGCCGGCGAGAGCCTGACCGACCTGGAGATCCGGAAATACAAGACCCAAGTCATGCTCTTCCTCGGTCGCGAGTATGCCCGCCGGGGCTGGGTGATGCAGTTGCATATCGGGACGATCCGCAACAACAGCCAGCGGATGTTCAAGCTCTTGGGACCGGATACCGGTTTTGACACCATCGGCGATTACACCTACGCCTTGTCGCTCTCCCGTTTCCTCGACCGTCTCGACCAAACCGACGAGCTGCCCAAGACCATCCTCTACTGCCTGAATCCGCGTGACAATGAACTCTTGGGAACGATCTGCGGCTGTTTCCAGGGCGGCGGCATCAAGGGCAAGATCCAGTTCGGTTCCGGCTGGTGGTTCAATGACCAGAAAGACGGGATGATCCGCCAGATGGTGGCCCTCTCCAACTTGGGGCTGCTCAGCCTGTTCGTGGGGATGATCACCGATTCGCGGAGCTTCCTCTCCTACACCCGGCATGAGTATTTCCGGCGGATTCTCTGCAATCTGCTGGGCGAATGGGTTGAGAACGGCGAAGTGCCGGACGATCGCAAATTGTTGGGAGAGATCGTCGA
- the mscL gene encoding large conductance mechanosensitive channel protein MscL, translating into MIKEFKNFALKGNVLDLAIGVVIGTAFGKIVSSLVDDIIMPLVSVITGKIDFSNLFIALNGAAYPTLAEAKKAGVATINYGSFITGVVDFLLIAWSIFLFVRFLDRFKPKAAPGPAPRECPYCLSAIPARAVRCPHCTSNLEGAAK; encoded by the coding sequence ATGATCAAAGAGTTTAAAAATTTCGCCCTGAAAGGAAATGTTCTCGATCTGGCCATCGGCGTGGTGATCGGGACGGCGTTCGGCAAGATCGTCAGTTCATTGGTGGATGACATCATTATGCCGCTGGTGAGCGTGATCACCGGCAAAATTGATTTCAGCAATTTGTTTATCGCGTTGAACGGCGCGGCCTACCCGACGCTGGCCGAGGCCAAGAAAGCCGGCGTGGCCACGATCAACTACGGCAGCTTCATCACGGGCGTGGTCGATTTTCTCTTGATCGCCTGGTCGATCTTTCTGTTCGTCCGCTTCCTGGACCGTTTCAAGCCCAAAGCGGCGCCCGGGCCCGCCCCGCGCGAGTGCCCCTATTGCCTGAGCGCCATCCCGGCGCGGGCGGTTCGTTGCCCGCATTGCACCTCCAACCTTGAAGGCGCGGCCAAATGA
- the aar gene encoding bifunctional L-alanine/L-glutamate racemase — MSQKKNVTEILHHLGEEEFPFGAVSPPLFQTSIFAFPTFEDFRRALGDETHNCLYTRGNNPTVNLLESKIAALEHGERAKLVSSGAAAISASVLAFLKTGDHVVMVRDAYSWAKTLLEKYLARFGVEYTYVSGTDEAEIAAAIRPNTKIIYLESPTTFTFLLQDLKAVAALARKHGIKTVIDNTWATPIYQNPLDYGVDLVVHSGTKYFGGHSDLVAGVIVGNTADIEHIFATEFLNIGTVPDPFMAWLMLRGLRTLQVRMRTHYANALRVIDYLAQHPKVEEIYYPFYAKHPQYELAKAQMRGGSGLFSLKLATRNEARVAAFTNQLRFFKRAVSWGGYESLVFPYAVGHPDAPDHLISVVRFHIGLEEPELLIESLETALKAI; from the coding sequence ATGAGCCAGAAAAAGAATGTCACTGAAATACTCCATCACCTGGGAGAGGAAGAATTTCCTTTCGGAGCGGTCAGCCCGCCCTTATTTCAGACTTCGATTTTTGCATTTCCGACGTTTGAAGATTTCCGGCGGGCGCTGGGGGATGAAACCCACAACTGTCTGTACACCCGGGGCAATAATCCCACGGTGAATCTGCTGGAAAGCAAGATCGCCGCCCTGGAACACGGCGAGCGGGCCAAACTGGTCAGCTCGGGCGCGGCCGCCATCTCCGCCAGCGTCTTGGCGTTTTTAAAGACCGGGGATCACGTCGTGATGGTGCGCGACGCCTATAGTTGGGCCAAGACGTTGCTGGAGAAATACCTCGCCCGTTTCGGGGTGGAATATACTTATGTCAGTGGCACGGATGAGGCGGAAATTGCAGCGGCCATCCGACCCAATACCAAGATCATTTACCTGGAGAGTCCGACCACCTTCACTTTCCTGCTGCAAGATCTGAAGGCTGTGGCCGCTCTGGCCCGGAAGCACGGGATCAAGACCGTCATCGACAATACCTGGGCGACGCCGATCTATCAAAATCCCCTGGATTACGGCGTGGACCTGGTGGTCCATTCGGGCACCAAATATTTTGGCGGCCACAGCGATCTGGTGGCTGGCGTCATTGTCGGCAATACCGCGGATATCGAGCATATCTTCGCGACCGAGTTTTTGAATATCGGCACGGTGCCGGATCCCTTCATGGCCTGGCTGATGCTGCGGGGCTTGCGGACCCTGCAGGTCCGGATGCGGACCCATTACGCCAATGCGTTGCGGGTCATCGACTATCTGGCCCAACATCCCAAAGTGGAGGAGATTTATTATCCGTTCTACGCCAAACATCCCCAGTACGAGCTGGCCAAGGCCCAGATGCGTGGCGGTTCGGGGCTGTTCTCGCTGAAACTGGCCACCCGGAATGAGGCGCGCGTCGCCGCCTTCACCAACCAGTTGCGCTTCTTCAAACGGGCCGTCAGTTGGGGCGGATATGAGAGCCTGGTCTTCCCGTATGCGGTGGGTCATCCCGACGCGCCGGATCATTTGATCTCGGTGGTCCGTTTCCACATCGGGCTGGAGGAGCCGGAGCTGTTGATCGAGAGCCTGGAAACGGCCTTGAAAGCCATTTGA
- a CDS encoding ABC transporter substrate-binding protein encodes MKRFLLVLCLVVALVGIPAFAETKTINFLEVMTSPERTAMLKGMIDEYESSHPGVKVNLISPPYEQADQKATLMLNSNQPLDIIEVRDNTIKQFVNNKKLTNLAKYYRSWKEAKTLTPVSVAAAKTVDNTPYIIPQCIFIKALFVRKDILEKNGVTTLPNTIAELINTCIKITNPAKNQYGFAWRGKSSEMKFSDYFASAYVKDIKKDAVLYSEEKNYFTDPRYVQGMKAYVELFKKGAPQDAINWGFNEQINGFVSGITPFLIQDPDAIPLIDKMLDPEKYVVIPVPVGPTGMAYLDYGFTGLGIPSYSKNAAQAWDFIKWMSSAEKNAYFCEHYGALPVQSTAFKTNKYFQGKHYQAFLKEMTTPSKYVFKPFPQSSPKWPGWGSIHEADMQSVLLGQAKLETVLAKWKDYWTK; translated from the coding sequence GTGAAAAGGTTTCTTTTAGTCCTCTGCCTGGTGGTCGCCCTCGTCGGAATTCCGGCGTTCGCGGAGACCAAGACCATCAATTTCCTGGAAGTCATGACCAGCCCGGAACGGACCGCCATGCTCAAAGGGATGATCGACGAATATGAGTCCAGCCATCCCGGGGTAAAGGTCAATCTGATTTCGCCCCCGTACGAACAGGCCGACCAGAAGGCCACCCTGATGCTCAACTCCAATCAGCCGCTGGACATCATCGAGGTCCGCGACAATACCATCAAACAATTCGTCAACAACAAAAAACTGACCAATCTGGCCAAATACTATCGCAGCTGGAAAGAGGCCAAGACCTTAACCCCGGTCTCGGTGGCCGCCGCCAAAACCGTGGACAACACACCGTACATCATTCCGCAATGTATCTTCATCAAAGCGCTGTTCGTCCGGAAAGACATCCTGGAGAAAAACGGCGTCACCACCTTGCCGAATACCATTGCCGAGCTGATCAACACTTGTATCAAAATCACCAACCCGGCCAAGAACCAATACGGTTTCGCCTGGCGCGGCAAGTCCAGCGAGATGAAGTTCTCAGACTACTTTGCCTCAGCCTACGTCAAAGACATCAAAAAAGATGCCGTGCTCTATTCCGAAGAGAAAAATTATTTCACCGATCCTCGTTACGTCCAAGGCATGAAAGCCTATGTTGAATTGTTCAAGAAAGGCGCGCCGCAAGACGCCATCAACTGGGGCTTCAACGAACAGATCAACGGCTTTGTCTCCGGAATCACGCCCTTCCTGATCCAGGACCCGGACGCCATTCCGTTGATCGACAAGATGTTGGACCCCGAGAAGTATGTGGTCATCCCGGTTCCGGTCGGTCCTACCGGCATGGCTTACCTGGATTACGGCTTCACCGGCCTGGGCATTCCCAGCTACTCCAAGAATGCGGCCCAGGCTTGGGACTTCATTAAGTGGATGAGTTCAGCCGAGAAGAATGCCTATTTCTGCGAGCATTACGGCGCGCTTCCGGTACAGAGCACTGCCTTCAAGACCAACAAGTACTTCCAGGGCAAACATTACCAGGCCTTCTTGAAAGAAATGACCACCCCCAGCAAGTATGTATTCAAACCGTTCCCGCAATCCTCGCCGAAATGGCCGGGATGGGGTTCGATCCATGAAGCCGACATGCAGAGCGTTCTGCTGGGCCAAGCGAAGCTGGAGACGGTTTTGGCCAAATGGAAGGATTACTGGACGAAGTAA
- a CDS encoding aspartate/glutamate racemase family protein, translating into MKTIGLIGGMSWESSSEYYRIINQAVARRLGGSHSCRSIMVSVDFAEIAALQHRGEWAELTRMMIEAARKLEAGGAELVLICTNTMHKMADAVQEQLGVPLLHIADAVADRIREAGLSRIGLLGTKFTMEEPFYKDRLAWRQPLRVTVPDAAARETVHRVIYDELVRGIINPASKAAFQQIIGTMAAAGAQGIVLGCTEIPLLIKPEDVPVPLFDSTAIHAEKAVELALQ; encoded by the coding sequence ATGAAGACTATCGGATTGATCGGCGGGATGAGTTGGGAGTCATCCAGCGAATACTACCGGATCATCAACCAGGCCGTCGCGCGGCGGCTGGGCGGGAGCCATTCCTGCCGGAGCATCATGGTTTCGGTGGATTTTGCCGAGATCGCGGCGCTCCAGCACCGGGGGGAATGGGCGGAGCTGACCCGGATGATGATCGAGGCGGCCCGGAAGCTCGAGGCCGGCGGGGCCGAGCTGGTCCTCATCTGCACCAACACCATGCATAAAATGGCCGACGCAGTCCAGGAACAGTTGGGGGTTCCGCTGCTGCACATCGCCGACGCCGTCGCCGACCGCATCCGGGAGGCCGGCTTGAGCCGGATCGGACTGCTCGGCACCAAGTTCACCATGGAGGAGCCTTTTTACAAGGACCGGCTGGCCTGGCGGCAACCGCTCCGGGTGACGGTCCCCGATGCGGCGGCCCGGGAAACCGTGCACCGGGTGATCTATGACGAGCTGGTCCGGGGGATCATCAACCCCGCTTCCAAAGCGGCCTTCCAGCAGATCATCGGGACCATGGCCGCGGCCGGCGCCCAGGGGATCGTGCTCGGCTGCACCGAGATTCCGTTATTGATCAAGCCGGAGGATGTGCCGGTCCCGCTCTTCGACAGCACCGCCATTCACGCCGAAAAAGCGGTGGAGCTGGCCCTGCAATAG
- a CDS encoding small, acid-soluble spore protein, H family, translated as MEKERARAILESPETIYVTYQNLPVWIENVQADGATRIRDLNSDLQLEVPATELLEIGPGQEND; from the coding sequence ATGGAGAAAGAACGCGCCCGGGCGATCCTGGAATCCCCGGAGACAATCTACGTCACCTATCAAAACCTGCCGGTCTGGATCGAAAATGTCCAAGCCGACGGCGCGACCCGGATCCGGGATCTGAATTCCGACCTCCAGCTGGAGGTCCCGGCGACGGAATTATTGGAGATCGGTCCGGGCCAGGAAAATGATTGA
- a CDS encoding carbohydrate ABC transporter permease has translation MSMNGAALVPRIGPARMARLKRLLFVAARVILLALFLVAALLPLYWVVVTSLKGGREIYAFPIRYLPERFNLENYAYLFKISNFQLYFRNSVFVSLMGSAGALFISMLSGYALSRFRAKRVRLMFLLGMYFTQIIPTYMIMTPLYSFLAQLGLSDNLMTLSVIYIGMMIAFSTIMGSGFFAMVPVSVEEAAQIDGCSRFQALFQIVVPLVLPGLAAIFSFAFVNIWNELFLAVMFMSSEQHMTVPAALNSFISKAGVSWGVLSAGIVVALLPTLIVFAFAQKYIVVGLTEGAIKE, from the coding sequence ATGAGTATGAATGGTGCCGCTTTGGTTCCCCGCATCGGGCCCGCCCGGATGGCCCGCCTCAAGCGGCTGCTGTTTGTGGCGGCCCGCGTCATCTTGCTGGCGCTGTTCCTGGTCGCGGCGTTGTTGCCGTTGTATTGGGTGGTGGTCACCTCCTTAAAGGGCGGCCGGGAGATTTATGCGTTCCCCATCCGTTACTTGCCGGAGCGCTTCAATCTGGAGAACTATGCCTATCTCTTCAAGATCAGCAATTTTCAGCTTTATTTTCGTAACAGCGTCTTCGTCTCCCTGATGGGTTCGGCCGGGGCCCTGTTCATCTCGATGCTCAGCGGCTACGCGCTGTCGCGGTTCCGCGCCAAACGGGTGCGGCTGATGTTCCTGCTGGGAATGTACTTTACCCAGATCATTCCCACCTACATGATCATGACGCCGCTCTATTCGTTCCTCGCCCAACTGGGGCTGAGCGACAACCTGATGACGCTGTCCGTGATCTATATCGGGATGATGATCGCTTTCTCCACCATCATGGGGAGCGGGTTTTTCGCCATGGTCCCGGTATCGGTGGAAGAAGCGGCCCAGATCGACGGCTGTTCCCGCTTCCAGGCCCTGTTCCAGATCGTGGTTCCCTTGGTCCTGCCGGGCCTGGCGGCCATCTTCAGCTTCGCCTTCGTCAATATCTGGAACGAACTGTTCCTGGCGGTCATGTTCATGAGCTCCGAACAGCATATGACGGTGCCGGCGGCGCTGAATTCATTCATTTCCAAAGCCGGCGTCAGCTGGGGCGTCCTGAGCGCGGGGATCGTGGTGGCGCTGCTGCCGACCCTGATCGTGTTCGCATTCGCCCAAAAGTACATTGTGGTGGGTCTCACCGAAGGGGCCATCAAAGAATAA